In a single window of the Penaeus monodon isolate SGIC_2016 chromosome 3, NSTDA_Pmon_1, whole genome shotgun sequence genome:
- the LOC119585412 gene encoding uncharacterized protein DDB_G0271670-like — protein MTHPGMLCRLIRGQTTKNPCHAVILYSHITKRKASSQGTRLFPRRNDYFFVMCRASLFLTPTRPSNPRATVKRNSVDGFPELETDCTPRTRVSFGSVLRECPSGVGRQIFLKSEKENLAIEVNFPEVDEPTLGLSSSFFAFSSSYFAFSSSSSSSFSFSFSFSFSFSFSFSFSYSYSYSYSYSYSYSFSYSYSYSFSYSYSFSSSSTSSTSSTSSSSTSSSSTSSTSSSSSSTSSSSTSSSSTSSSSTSSSSTSSSSSSSSSSSFSSSFSTSFSFSTSFSFSFSTSTSTSTSTSTS, from the exons ATGACGCATCCAGGCATGCTGTGTAGGCTAATCAGAGGGCAGACCACAAAGAACCCTTGCCACGCCGTCATCCTCTATTCACACATCACAAAGCGAAAGGCCTCATCGCAGGGCACCCGGCTATTTCCCCGGCGCAATGACTACTTCTTCGTTATGTGCAG AGCTTCATTATTCCTCACGCCCACGCGCCCATCTAATCCTCGCGCCACCGTAAAGAGGAACAGCGTGGACGGATTTCCCGAGCTCGAGACAGACTGCACTCCCCGAACGCGCGTGTCCTTCGGGAGTGTCCTTCGGGAGTGTCCTTCGGGAGTCGGAAG GCAAATATTCCTCAAATCTGAAAAAGAGAATTTAGccatcgaggtgaatttcccggAGGTAGATGAACCGACGCTGGGACtg tcctcctccttcttcgccttctcctcctcctacttcgccttctcctcctcctcctcctcctctttctctttctctttctctttctctttctctttctctttctctttctctttctcttactcttactcttactcttactcttactcttactcttactctttctcttactcttactcttactctttctcttactcttactctttctcttcctcctccacctcctccacctcctccacctcctcctcctccacctcctcctcctccacctcctccacctcctcctcctcctcctccacctcctcctcctccacctcctcctcctccacctcctcctcctccacctcctcctcctccacctcctcctcctcctcctcctcctcctcctcctccttctcctcctccttctccacctccttctccttctccacctccttctccttctccttctccacctccacctccacctccacctccacctccacctcc